From Calothrix sp. PCC 6303, a single genomic window includes:
- a CDS encoding aspartate aminotransferase, producing MSLDWITPAERIKKLPAYPFARLDELKAKAREQGLDLIDLGMGNPDGATPQPVIDAAIEALKNPANHGYPPFEGTANFRRAITNWYHRRYGVTLNPDSEALPLLGSKEGLGHLALAYINPGDLVLVPSPSYPVHFRGPLIAGGNVYSLILKPENNWLIDLAAIPEEVAEKAKILYFNYPSNPTAATAPREFFEEIVAFARKHEILLVHDLCYAELAFDGYQPTSLLEIPGAKDIGVEFHTMSKTYNMAGWRVGFVVGNRHVIQGLRTLKTNLDYGIFAALQSAAETALQLPDSYLQEVQNRYSTRRDFLIKGLAELGWNIPKTQATMYAWVPCPTGQSSTDFALDVLQNTGVVVTPGNAFGSGGEGYVRISLIAECDRLGEALARLKKAGIRFT from the coding sequence ATGAGTTTAGATTGGATTACCCCTGCTGAACGCATTAAGAAGTTACCAGCATATCCCTTTGCTAGGTTGGATGAACTCAAGGCAAAAGCCAGAGAACAGGGATTAGATTTGATTGATTTAGGGATGGGAAACCCCGATGGTGCCACACCCCAACCTGTAATTGATGCCGCAATTGAAGCCCTAAAAAATCCCGCAAACCACGGTTATCCCCCCTTTGAAGGCACCGCCAACTTTCGGCGCGCCATCACCAACTGGTACCATCGCCGTTATGGTGTCACCCTTAACCCAGATAGCGAAGCTTTACCATTATTGGGTTCCAAAGAAGGCTTAGGGCATTTGGCACTAGCATACATCAACCCCGGTGATTTAGTCCTCGTACCTTCCCCATCCTACCCCGTTCACTTCCGGGGACCCCTCATCGCTGGCGGCAACGTCTACAGTTTAATCCTCAAACCAGAAAACAACTGGTTAATCGATTTAGCCGCAATTCCCGAAGAAGTCGCCGAAAAAGCCAAAATTCTCTACTTCAATTATCCCAGTAACCCCACAGCCGCCACAGCCCCCCGTGAATTCTTCGAGGAAATCGTTGCCTTTGCCCGCAAACATGAAATCCTCTTAGTACATGACTTGTGCTACGCCGAATTAGCCTTTGATGGTTATCAACCCACCAGCTTATTAGAAATCCCCGGTGCCAAAGATATCGGTGTCGAATTTCACACCATGTCCAAAACCTATAATATGGCAGGTTGGCGCGTCGGCTTTGTGGTGGGTAATCGCCATGTGATTCAGGGATTGCGAACCTTGAAAACCAACCTTGATTATGGCATCTTCGCCGCCCTCCAATCAGCCGCCGAAACAGCCCTCCAACTTCCCGATAGTTACCTCCAGGAGGTGCAAAATCGATACAGCACCCGCCGTGATTTCCTCATCAAAGGATTAGCCGAATTGGGCTGGAATATTCCTAAAACCCAAGCGACAATGTACGCCTGGGTTCCCTGCCCAACCGGACAGTCATCTACAGATTTTGCATTGGATGTATTACAAAATACTGGTGTTGTGGTGACACCCGGAAACGCCTTTGGTTCAGGTGGAGAAGGGTACGTGAGAATAAGCTTAATTGCAGAATGCGATCGCTTGGGTGAAGCGTTGGCTAGATTGAAAAAAGCTGGAATTCGTTTTACTTAA
- a CDS encoding TetR/AcrR family transcriptional regulator, whose protein sequence is MAKQLKKLDTRRLPPPQASQNKIDAILQGAMEEFLTHGFAATSMDRVTAAAGVSKATVYSYFQDKETLFIALIERLVATCEDVLNPENSEVFAGEPREVLANLAHNFLNHKEKSVSDKPELLDLMRLMIAESGRFPTLAQHMVRNRDKQFVQVVSQYLRSRPELQLTDPEATTRIFLGTLIHFLMVEYMLQAGEILPMERGRLIDCLVNLITCQQATDGEKHSAIKDKSSRRKRSSSGKFERDYAEPKRLRSIRLTDTAWENLDKIAQNNNLTRTELIELLARGEELG, encoded by the coding sequence ATGGCAAAACAACTAAAGAAACTAGATACGCGGCGACTTCCTCCACCACAGGCATCGCAAAATAAAATTGACGCTATCCTACAAGGAGCGATGGAGGAATTTTTGACCCATGGTTTTGCTGCAACCAGTATGGATAGAGTCACAGCAGCAGCAGGTGTATCAAAGGCAACTGTTTATAGCTATTTTCAAGATAAAGAAACGTTATTTATTGCTTTAATTGAGCGGTTAGTGGCAACTTGTGAGGATGTGCTGAATCCAGAAAATTCAGAAGTATTTGCGGGGGAACCTCGGGAAGTTTTGGCGAATTTGGCACATAATTTTTTAAATCACAAGGAGAAGAGTGTTAGTGATAAGCCAGAATTATTAGATTTAATGCGCTTAATGATTGCTGAATCGGGAAGGTTTCCGACGTTAGCACAGCATATGGTACGCAATCGAGATAAACAGTTTGTTCAAGTCGTTAGTCAGTATCTGCGATCGCGTCCAGAATTGCAACTAACAGATCCGGAAGCAACAACCAGGATATTTTTAGGGACTTTGATCCATTTTCTTATGGTTGAGTATATGCTTCAAGCTGGCGAAATTTTGCCAATGGAGCGAGGAAGGTTGATTGACTGCTTGGTTAATTTGATTACTTGTCAGCAAGCAACGGATGGGGAAAAGCATTCAGCAATTAAAGATAAATCCTCACGACGCAAGCGTTCTAGTTCCGGGAAGTTTGAACGGGATTATGCGGAACCAAAGCGTTTGAGATCGATTCGACTTACCGATACTGCTTGGGAAAATTTGGATAAAATAGCTCAAAATAATAACCTGACTCGTACAGAATTGATTGAACTTTTAGCACGGGGTGAGGAATTAGGCTAA
- a CDS encoding glycosyltransferase family 39 protein — protein sequence MWLFLTSIRVKAIDIKSLSLQKVFGVIQRFPKILTSNWVILSLIWFAGALCDRIWFELDNSTPGWDQADYLTGTLNYLQALQTPRWGDNEWWRSLWLLSSKIPPLTYILGAWVQNIFGTGEDQATLVMLLFSAVLLASVFGLGKLLFNETVGLVAAGLCQILPGLYRYRLDFLLDYPLAAAVTLSFFCLILWEERERGREGGKLFINWIFAVIFGISLGLALLLKQTAIIFLFTPIVWIGLGCLWKRKWIKLLQLITGLWVSSWIFGGWYRTNWLTVLTSGKRATIDSAIAEGDAPLNTIEAWTFYWQQLPHQVSLPLLLIPISVLLLFWGRRGISKAYIKRLEQRFKSLQLPIVFLVGAYFLSSLNVNKDDRYAIPYLPVLSVFLAYALTRSQSLLGKRIRWGTLVVGILLMLFNLFPVGGGIGNVLTQTLSPKIQHHPEFKAELPHREIIQQITRTQPYLRSTLGVLPSTLEFNQHNLNYYGALESFRVYGRQVGVKENYIKQDMRSLSWFVTKTGQQGSVPDSQAKIARLLEKSPDFQINRTWKLENGDSIKLYQQKVPPVEVAVVEVPANPKISLSQIDIPATTPPGVAIPVTYTWIGNFEELKNGLVLLTWESPTSKKSGEYIIHDHNIGFGNLTQGIKIPPSQSFQVKEHTAMFAPAQVQPGNYNLVATYLNRISGESYQINVPNTTLTIDSTATPTPAPELDLATQFRQLAATLPQGITAIDQIFAEIGRINQYDPTQDYLVPTRLAAQYRLQKFGDDKNLAYTVAFTNILQRRVEEAIASLTKVTKIDAENPNSWAYLAFVQLYNFQPHAAEKSLQPALAKNPNQKEIKALSGVAALMQGNLVKAWQDLDGVRQ from the coding sequence ATGTGGTTATTTTTAACTTCGATTAGAGTAAAAGCTATTGATATTAAGTCGCTTTCCCTTCAAAAGGTGTTTGGTGTGATTCAGCGTTTCCCGAAAATTTTGACTAGTAACTGGGTAATTCTCAGCTTAATTTGGTTTGCGGGTGCGTTATGCGATCGCATTTGGTTTGAATTAGATAATTCTACACCAGGTTGGGATCAAGCTGACTACCTCACGGGGACGTTAAATTATCTACAAGCTCTCCAAACTCCACGCTGGGGTGATAATGAATGGTGGCGAAGTTTATGGTTGCTATCGTCGAAGATTCCCCCGTTAACTTATATTTTAGGGGCTTGGGTTCAAAATATTTTTGGGACTGGTGAAGATCAAGCAACTTTGGTAATGTTGCTATTTAGTGCGGTGTTATTAGCTTCAGTTTTTGGTTTGGGGAAGCTGTTATTTAACGAAACTGTAGGTTTAGTTGCAGCGGGATTATGCCAAATTTTACCAGGACTTTATCGATATCGTCTTGATTTCCTTCTCGATTATCCCTTAGCTGCGGCGGTAACTTTGAGTTTTTTTTGCTTGATATTGTGGGAAGAAAGGGAGAGAGGGAGAGAGGGGGGAAAACTATTTATAAATTGGATTTTTGCCGTAATTTTTGGTATTTCCCTGGGTTTAGCTTTATTACTGAAGCAAACTGCCATCATTTTTCTATTTACACCTATAGTTTGGATTGGTTTGGGGTGTTTGTGGAAACGCAAATGGATTAAATTACTCCAACTTATTACTGGTTTGTGGGTATCTAGCTGGATATTTGGTGGTTGGTATCGCACCAACTGGTTAACTGTGTTGACATCGGGAAAAAGGGCAACAATTGATTCAGCGATCGCAGAAGGTGACGCGCCCTTGAATACAATAGAAGCATGGACTTTTTATTGGCAGCAATTACCGCATCAAGTTAGTTTGCCTTTATTGTTAATTCCAATTTCGGTGCTACTGCTATTTTGGGGACGTAGAGGAATATCAAAAGCATATATAAAAAGATTAGAACAAAGATTTAAATCACTTCAGTTACCAATAGTTTTCCTAGTTGGTGCCTATTTTTTATCATCTCTAAATGTGAATAAGGATGATCGTTACGCAATACCTTATTTACCTGTACTATCAGTATTTTTAGCATACGCTTTAACTCGAAGTCAAAGCTTACTGGGAAAGCGAATACGCTGGGGTACCTTGGTTGTAGGGATTTTGCTGATGTTATTTAACTTATTTCCCGTAGGTGGTGGAATTGGCAATGTATTAACGCAGACATTAAGCCCAAAAATTCAACATCATCCTGAGTTCAAAGCTGAATTACCACACCGAGAAATTATTCAGCAAATTACTCGCACTCAGCCATACTTACGTTCAACTTTGGGGGTTTTGCCTTCAACTTTGGAATTTAACCAACATAATCTCAATTATTATGGTGCTTTAGAATCCTTCCGAGTATATGGCAGGCAAGTAGGAGTCAAAGAAAACTATATCAAACAAGATATGCGATCGCTTTCTTGGTTTGTTACGAAAACAGGACAACAAGGTTCAGTTCCCGATTCCCAAGCTAAAATTGCCAGATTACTGGAAAAATCACCAGATTTCCAAATTAATCGCACTTGGAAGTTAGAAAATGGTGACAGCATCAAACTCTATCAACAAAAAGTACCTCCGGTAGAGGTTGCTGTGGTGGAAGTTCCAGCAAACCCGAAAATTTCCCTTTCCCAAATAGATATCCCGGCAACAACTCCCCCAGGTGTGGCAATTCCTGTAACTTATACTTGGATAGGTAATTTTGAAGAGTTGAAAAACGGCTTAGTTTTACTCACTTGGGAATCCCCGACATCGAAAAAATCTGGAGAATATATTATCCATGACCATAATATTGGATTTGGGAATTTAACCCAAGGCATTAAAATCCCTCCTTCCCAAAGTTTCCAAGTTAAAGAGCATACAGCGATGTTTGCACCTGCACAGGTGCAACCAGGAAATTACAACTTAGTGGCAACTTACTTGAACCGGATTTCTGGGGAAAGTTACCAAATAAATGTCCCAAATACAACTTTGACAATAGATTCTACTGCAACCCCCACCCCTGCACCCGAACTAGATTTAGCAACCCAATTTCGCCAACTAGCAGCAACTTTACCCCAAGGAATCACAGCAATCGATCAAATATTTGCGGAGATAGGCAGAATAAACCAGTATGATCCTACCCAAGACTATCTTGTTCCCACCAGATTAGCAGCCCAATACCGCTTACAGAAATTTGGCGACGATAAAAACTTAGCCTACACAGTGGCATTCACCAACATTTTACAGCGTCGAGTAGAAGAAGCGATCGCATCCCTCACCAAAGTCACTAAAATCGATGCTGAAAATCCCAACTCCTGGGCATATTTAGCATTTGTCCAACTATACAACTTTCAGCCCCATGCCGCCGAAAAGTCACTTCAACCAGCTTTGGCAAAAAATCCGAATCAAAAGGAAATTAAAGCTTTATCAGGTGTTGCAGCTTTAATGCAGGGAAATTTAGTTAAAGCATGGCAAGACTTAGATGGTGTGAGGCAATAG
- a CDS encoding tetratricopeptide repeat protein: MINENWQGINAKGGINVIKDNTFNFNSPEKPATAVNYIPYPGVSHFVGRSEELKLIHEKLYRENNTVAISAVSGMGGIGKTELAVKYAREYGQYYPGGVCWLNTRDANIAQGIIQFVQLQMGLEVRQQDFQGNPLTLIQQVAWCWQNWQPSEGLVLVVLDDVMNLQGFDELIPTNNRFRILLTTRLRDIDANVEEIPLDVLSPEEGLQLLINIIGEKRVNKPSRHSKDERRRNFNDSLENRDTEIASLRRNDGDAQELCKWLGYLPLGIELVGRYIKKKPPHFTLGKMLELLQQQRLEQEAINLQQKGLSTAQRGVLAAFELSWVELSSETQKIAGLLSLFAADIFVWEWVETMTQSLNWDESDVETANEQLYQRHLVQCLEADDLYGYKIHPLIREFLKDKLTADGESKEIKQAFTNTFMEIAQTIPQSPTLEFINSVKTAIPHLTEIAENLTDAVSDENLYWAFTGLALYYNGQGLYGLAEPWYQGCVSALKSRLGENHPDVATSLNNLAQLYDSQVRYEEAEPMYLQALELYKQLLGENHPDVATSLNNLAALYDSQGRYEAAEPLYIQALELYKQMLGENHPSTATSLNNLAALYRSQGRYEAAEPLYIQALELRKQLLGENHPHVAQSLNNLAALYRSQGRYEAAEPLYIQALELRKQLLGENHPHVAQSLNNLASLYRSQGRYEAAEPMCLQALELYKQLLGENHPHVATSLSGLAVLYVSQGRYEAAEPMCLQAFELYKQLLGENHPDVATSLNNLANLYYSQGRYEAAEPLLIEALELYKQLLGENHPNVATSLDNLALLYVSQGRYEAAEPMCLQAFELYKQLLGENHPDVATSLNNLANLYYSQGRYEDAEPMHIQALKICEQSLGVAHPNTMTVRGNYAACLREMSQRKDNYQF; encoded by the coding sequence ATGATTAATGAAAATTGGCAAGGGATAAATGCTAAAGGTGGAATTAACGTAATTAAAGATAATACATTTAACTTTAATTCACCAGAAAAACCCGCAACTGCTGTTAATTATATTCCCTATCCTGGTGTTTCCCATTTCGTTGGACGCAGTGAGGAATTAAAATTAATTCACGAAAAATTATATCGAGAAAATAACACCGTGGCGATTTCTGCGGTGTCGGGGATGGGTGGAATCGGGAAGACGGAATTGGCGGTAAAATATGCGCGGGAATATGGTCAATATTATCCCGGTGGGGTTTGTTGGTTAAATACCAGAGATGCCAATATAGCTCAGGGAATTATTCAATTTGTCCAGCTACAAATGGGTTTGGAAGTTCGTCAGCAGGATTTTCAAGGAAATCCACTGACGTTGATTCAACAAGTAGCTTGGTGCTGGCAAAATTGGCAACCTTCAGAGGGTTTGGTGTTGGTTGTATTGGATGATGTGATGAATTTGCAGGGGTTTGATGAGTTAATTCCCACAAATAACCGCTTCCGGATTTTGCTGACAACGAGATTGCGAGATATCGACGCGAATGTTGAGGAAATTCCCCTCGATGTGTTGTCACCGGAGGAAGGATTACAACTTTTAATTAATATTATTGGGGAAAAGCGAGTCAATAAACCATCCCGTCATTCCAAGGATGAACGACGACGCAATTTCAATGACTCGTTGGAAAACAGAGATACTGAGATTGCTTCCTTGCGTCGCAATGACGGAGATGCTCAAGAATTATGTAAATGGTTGGGATATTTACCTTTAGGAATCGAATTAGTGGGACGGTACATCAAGAAAAAACCGCCCCATTTCACATTAGGGAAAATGCTGGAATTGTTGCAACAGCAGCGACTGGAACAGGAAGCGATTAATCTTCAGCAAAAAGGATTGAGTACCGCACAACGGGGGGTTTTAGCTGCATTTGAATTAAGCTGGGTGGAATTGAGTTCAGAAACACAAAAAATCGCCGGGTTATTGAGTTTATTTGCAGCAGATATTTTTGTGTGGGAATGGGTAGAAACGATGACTCAATCTCTGAATTGGGATGAATCGGATGTGGAGACAGCAAATGAGCAACTTTACCAACGTCATTTGGTGCAATGTTTAGAAGCAGATGATTTATATGGTTATAAGATTCATCCCTTAATTCGAGAATTTTTGAAAGACAAATTAACCGCAGATGGGGAAAGCAAGGAAATTAAACAAGCATTTACCAACACCTTTATGGAAATTGCTCAAACCATTCCCCAATCACCAACTTTAGAATTTATCAACTCAGTTAAAACAGCCATTCCCCACTTAACAGAAATCGCCGAAAACTTAACCGATGCAGTCAGCGATGAAAATTTATATTGGGCTTTTACTGGTTTAGCTTTGTATTACAATGGACAGGGTTTATATGGATTAGCAGAACCTTGGTATCAAGGATGCGTATCCGCATTAAAATCCCGCTTGGGAGAAAATCATCCCGACGTTGCAACCAGTTTGAACAATTTAGCTCAACTCTACGATTCTCAGGTAAGGTACGAGGAAGCAGAACCTATGTACCTCCAAGCTTTGGAGTTATATAAACAGCTACTGGGAGAAAATCATCCCGACGTTGCAACCAGTTTGAACAATTTAGCCGCACTCTACGATTCTCAGGGAAGGTACGAAGCAGCAGAACCACTTTACATCCAAGCTTTGGAGTTATATAAACAGATGCTGGGAGAAAATCATCCCTCCACTGCAACCAGTTTGAATAATTTAGCTGCACTCTACCGTTCCCAGGGAAGGTACGAAGCAGCAGAACCACTTTACATCCAAGCTTTGGAGTTAAGAAAACAGCTACTGGGAGAAAATCATCCCCACGTTGCACAAAGTTTGAATAATTTAGCTGCACTCTACCGTTCCCAGGGAAGGTACGAAGCAGCAGAACCACTTTACATCCAAGCTTTGGAGTTAAGAAAACAGCTACTGGGAGAAAATCATCCCCACGTTGCACAAAGTTTGAACAATTTAGCTAGTCTCTACCGTTCCCAGGGAAGGTACGAAGCAGCAGAACCTATGTGCCTCCAAGCATTGGAGTTATATAAACAGCTACTGGGAGAAAATCATCCCCACGTTGCAACCAGTTTGAGCGGTTTAGCTGTACTCTACGTTTCCCAGGGAAGGTACGAAGCAGCAGAACCTATGTGCCTCCAAGCTTTTGAGTTATATAAACAGCTACTGGGAGAAAATCATCCCGACGTTGCAACCAGTTTGAACAATTTAGCTAATCTCTACTATTCCCAGGGAAGGTACGAAGCAGCAGAACCTCTTTTAATCGAAGCATTGGAGTTATATAAACAACTACTGGGAGAAAATCATCCCAACGTTGCAACCAGTTTGGACAATTTAGCTTTACTCTACGTTTCCCAGGGAAGGTACGAAGCAGCAGAACCTATGTGCCTCCAAGCTTTTGAGTTATATAAACAGCTACTGGGAGAAAATCATCCCGACGTTGCAACCAGTTTGAACAATTTAGCTAATCTCTACTATTCCCAGGGAAGGTACGAAGACGCAGAACCTATGCACATCCAAGCATTAAAAATATGCGAACAAAGTTTAGGTGTTGCTCATCCAAATACCATGACGGTTCGAGGTAATTACGCTGCTTGCTTAAGGGAAATGTCTCAAAGAAAAGATAATTATCAGTTTTGA
- a CDS encoding type II toxin-antitoxin system VapC family toxin, whose translation MKVEIALETISQVFIDTAPVIYYIEGSTSFFTVVDAFFQGLLLRSIKAIVSPVTLAECLVMPVRLKNPEVQQSFINFLTNTKEIETVNIDETVGRQAAELRVSYGLKLPDALQIAVAIRTGCDCFLTNDAALKRVTEIQALVLGELEI comes from the coding sequence ATGAAAGTTGAGATAGCTTTAGAAACAATTTCTCAGGTCTTTATCGATACAGCACCTGTAATTTATTATATCGAAGGTTCAACAAGCTTTTTTACGGTAGTTGATGCCTTTTTTCAGGGCTTGCTATTAAGAAGTATCAAAGCAATTGTTTCTCCTGTAACGCTTGCAGAGTGTTTAGTAATGCCTGTGAGATTGAAGAATCCTGAAGTACAGCAAAGCTTCATCAATTTTTTGACAAATACTAAAGAAATCGAAACGGTAAATATTGATGAAACTGTCGGTAGACAAGCGGCTGAATTAAGGGTGAGCTATGGGTTGAAATTACCAGATGCGCTACAGATAGCTGTAGCAATTAGAACAGGATGTGATTGTTTTTTGACTAACGATGCAGCTTTGAAACGAGTTACAGAAATACAAGCTTTAGTTTTGGGGGAATTGGAGATATGA
- the mazF gene encoding endoribonuclease MazF: MVTPSNPYIPDRGDIVYLDFNPTKSREQRGHRPAFVLSPRSYNAKSSLALFMPITKQQKGYPFEVILPSELQIQGVILADQIKCLDWKVRDVQFVELVSKDIVEEVQAKIEPLIL; the protein is encoded by the coding sequence TTGGTAACACCATCAAATCCTTATATCCCAGACCGGGGAGATATCGTCTATCTGGATTTTAATCCAACCAAAAGTCGTGAACAAAGGGGGCATCGCCCTGCTTTTGTGCTTTCACCTCGTAGTTACAACGCAAAAAGTTCTCTGGCACTGTTTATGCCCATCACTAAACAGCAGAAAGGATATCCCTTTGAAGTTATTTTGCCGTCTGAGTTGCAGATTCAAGGTGTGATTCTTGCCGATCAAATCAAGTGTTTGGACTGGAAAGTCCGTGACGTTCAGTTTGTTGAATTGGTTTCAAAAGATATCGTTGAGGAAGTGCAGGCAAAAATTGAACCGTTAATTTTGTAG
- a CDS encoding iron-containing alcohol dehydrogenase family protein, whose product MSIKSLTGKLSTQTSDPLYFLSVAPARVIRGSQVLQQAADEIARLGKRPLVIAGENTFNKTKSQLQPLFKSNTLEVAKAFYSPDCSEVSLETLRQAAEEHNADVIVGVGGGKALDTSKLIAHQLHLPVVTIPTSAATCAAWTALSNVYSDAGAFLYDVSLARCPDLLILDYDLVKTAPQRTLVAGIGDAIAKWYEASVSSGDSEQTLIIAAVQQARVLRDILFQKSAAALQEPGGDAWREVVDASVLLAGVIGGLGGAQCRTVAAHAVHNGLTHICGHGSIHGEKVAFGILVQLRLEEMLQNNQLAATSRQQLLKFYSEIGLPRNLEELGLAEVTIKQLQQAVEIALEEKSDIHRLPFKVSPEQLLAAMVSTTAPTDAKDSINRLPVRVINQEVEL is encoded by the coding sequence ATGAGTATTAAATCTTTAACAGGAAAGTTGTCTACTCAAACTTCAGATCCTTTATATTTTCTTAGTGTTGCACCTGCAAGGGTTATCCGTGGTTCCCAGGTGTTACAACAAGCTGCTGATGAAATCGCTAGATTGGGAAAACGCCCTCTAGTGATTGCTGGCGAAAACACATTCAACAAAACCAAATCCCAGTTACAACCGCTATTTAAAAGCAATACCCTAGAAGTTGCCAAAGCTTTTTATAGCCCAGATTGTAGCGAAGTCAGTTTAGAAACCCTGCGTCAAGCAGCCGAGGAACACAATGCTGATGTGATTGTTGGTGTCGGTGGTGGAAAAGCCTTAGATACATCCAAATTAATCGCCCATCAACTGCATCTACCTGTGGTGACAATTCCCACCTCAGCCGCAACATGTGCAGCTTGGACAGCTTTATCTAACGTATATTCTGATGCCGGGGCATTTCTCTACGATGTCAGTTTAGCCCGTTGTCCCGACTTACTAATTCTGGATTACGACTTAGTAAAAACAGCCCCCCAACGGACTTTAGTGGCTGGAATTGGAGATGCGATCGCTAAATGGTACGAAGCCTCTGTTAGTAGTGGAGATTCGGAACAAACTTTAATTATTGCGGCAGTGCAACAAGCCAGGGTGTTACGAGATATCCTATTCCAAAAATCAGCCGCAGCCCTCCAAGAACCTGGTGGTGATGCTTGGCGCGAAGTGGTTGACGCATCAGTACTCCTTGCCGGGGTAATTGGTGGACTTGGTGGTGCCCAATGCCGCACAGTTGCCGCCCATGCAGTGCATAATGGACTAACGCATATTTGCGGACATGGCAGTATCCATGGTGAAAAAGTCGCCTTCGGTATCTTAGTCCAACTCCGCTTAGAAGAAATGCTGCAAAACAATCAACTAGCAGCTACCTCACGCCAACAACTGCTCAAATTCTACAGCGAGATTGGCTTACCACGGAACCTAGAAGAACTAGGACTCGCTGAAGTCACCATCAAACAACTTCAACAAGCTGTCGAAATCGCCCTAGAAGAAAAATCAGACATCCATCGACTACCATTCAAAGTCTCCCCAGAACAACTTTTGGCAGCCATGGTGTCAACTACCGCCCCCACAGATGCTAAAGATTCAATAAATCGTCTTCCAGTCAGGGTAATAAATCAAGAGGTGGAACTATGA
- a CDS encoding Uma2 family endonuclease, protein MVLQTEKRSYTTEEYLQLEEKAEFRNEYINGEIRPMTGGTTNHNKIAGNFYKKFPDNINGQDYDTYINDVKLWISQFQIYTYPDIIIIQGEPVYQGSKKITVTNPLVIIEVLSNSTKNYDKVDKFKYYRSIPSFQEYILIDQYSFSIEQYSKQAEAQWLFQEYEGEDTVLKLNSVDFQIALKDIYAKINFEDSEE, encoded by the coding sequence ATGGTACTACAAACAGAGAAACGTTCCTACACCACAGAAGAGTATTTGCAACTTGAGGAAAAAGCAGAATTTAGAAATGAATATATAAACGGGGAAATCAGACCAATGACTGGAGGAACTACCAATCATAATAAAATTGCTGGAAACTTTTACAAAAAATTTCCAGACAATATCAATGGTCAAGATTATGATACATATATCAATGATGTCAAACTTTGGATATCTCAATTTCAAATATATACATATCCCGACATCATAATTATTCAAGGTGAGCCTGTATATCAGGGAAGCAAGAAAATAACGGTTACAAATCCCCTAGTTATCATTGAAGTTTTATCAAACTCTACTAAAAATTATGATAAGGTAGACAAGTTTAAGTATTACCGTTCAATCCCCAGTTTCCAAGAATATATATTAATCGATCAGTATAGTTTTTCAATTGAACAATACAGTAAACAAGCTGAAGCACAATGGCTTTTCCAGGAATATGAAGGTGAAGATACTGTTTTGAAGTTAAATTCGGTTGATTTTCAAATTGCTTTGAAAGATATATATGCAAAAATAAATTTTGAAGATAGCGAAGAGTAA
- a CDS encoding AbrB/MazE/SpoVT family DNA-binding domain-containing protein codes for MVATVAKWGNSLAIRLPQHLAKEIQLTEGVEVDLVVIDGNLVIKPRIRKRYSLDELISEITPENLHTEVESGIAMGNEAW; via the coding sequence ATGGTTGCGACAGTTGCAAAGTGGGGAAATAGTCTAGCCATTCGACTTCCCCAGCACTTAGCTAAAGAAATCCAGTTAACAGAAGGCGTTGAGGTTGATCTTGTGGTGATCGATGGCAATCTAGTCATCAAACCTAGAATCAGAAAGCGGTACTCCCTAGATGAACTGATTTCGGAAATCACGCCAGAAAATCTCCATACTGAGGTTGAGAGTGGGATTGCTATGGGGAATGAAGCTTGGTAA
- a CDS encoding Ycf51 family protein, whose amino-acid sequence MPTPTDFLQYTQWSGIATLAFAVLLGLGFVLKWGIRFRLVGATGFMIVLTAGLFALSLAPLSRAVIPGAKRYTRVYDNGATQTVIAISPKITPVELDATLRQAASDFYSYGRMAMGDTQLTIRARTVVHPEKGVSTPLFLGELKRSLTDRNDSTMVVNVYQDKFTQLPKDAEQKPGVYADENS is encoded by the coding sequence ATGCCCACACCAACTGATTTTCTGCAATATACCCAATGGTCGGGTATTGCAACCTTAGCATTTGCCGTCCTCCTGGGTTTGGGTTTTGTCCTTAAATGGGGAATTCGCTTCCGGTTGGTAGGTGCAACAGGCTTCATGATAGTTTTAACAGCTGGTTTATTTGCCTTATCGTTAGCACCGTTGAGTCGTGCGGTTATTCCCGGTGCAAAGCGCTACACCAGAGTTTATGACAATGGGGCAACACAAACTGTAATTGCTATTTCCCCAAAAATTACCCCCGTGGAATTAGATGCAACTCTCCGTCAAGCAGCTAGTGATTTCTACTCCTATGGACGCATGGCAATGGGTGATACTCAACTAACAATTCGCGCGCGAACTGTGGTACATCCAGAAAAAGGCGTTTCTACACCTTTATTCCTCGGAGAACTTAAGCGATCGCTTACTGACCGAAACGATAGCACAATGGTAGTAAATGTCTATCAAGATAAGTTTACCCAATTACCCAAAGATGCAGAACAGAAACCTGGTGTGTATGCAGATGAAAACAGCTAA